The Falco rusticolus isolate bFalRus1 chromosome 5, bFalRus1.pri, whole genome shotgun sequence genome has a segment encoding these proteins:
- the LOC119148822 gene encoding cytochrome c oxidase copper chaperone, whose product MSTVAAASCDAKGAGEAREAREEKKPLKPCCACPETKKARDACIIEKGEENCRHLIEAHKECMRALGFKI is encoded by the exons ATGTCGACGGTCGCCGCCGCCAGCTGCGACGCGAAGGGAGCGGGGGAGGCGCGGGAGGCGCGGGAGGAGAAGAAGCCGCTGAAGCCCTGCTGCGCCTGCCCCGAGACCAAGAAGGCGCGGGACGCCTG catcattgagaagggggaagaaaattgTAGGCACCTAATTGAAGCTCACAAAGAGTGCATGAGAGCTCTGGGCTTCAAGATATGA